A single genomic interval of Melitaea cinxia chromosome 18, ilMelCinx1.1, whole genome shotgun sequence harbors:
- the LOC123662492 gene encoding uncharacterized protein LOC123662492, whose protein sequence is MSYLSASENVGFSGITQNISDASCATQYKMAVESVSGGCGSEVNMFIHDSSEDEHYIPHLSESYFHTKFKIDPNDLYTFHDSDVIAGEITVSHTDESLIFPDSADTKSKFSEYSNKELDILTSITNGDVKTEKNCILTNGHYSPVSNNASVDQTDCKAIHAKVQKAKSQANYLPKVVEARKSSISSPNNQSNQPSTQYGIKPATNIAANSEKPSSTAKSNAETFLDVFKREQGLTENSTMTIKTEPILTPIKTPAPAPKKPQTVKSSQTKPRKGRGPIVHEALQRIPQQRRVLALPNSSWHAPGEEMFQCGPLDNKRANAFRQLESSSSDDDNMPDFESGSGPVCVEESAAETRGARLALRRAAMRRQVARAATTLELNKGHKEYKALASIIKRQISGKNSSGRLPTQTVNQLLAMRGMTSVLTLQDRRRLRESGWSGGESCKSETNICSEEKCMQSPLPCGRYCLSHVTLAPEQRLYAACAAVFAGGERCKQPLLPLQEQTPLCTEHAWKRDNYELLSREGKPAKAARKRAWAPPRAPRPPRPPRRARRRRRAAPRRPAHTHSLSEINVCSNSSTYDSSEDTVIGGLSENEYMATNNCHDMEVGQVPPDDILDPSVLSQIPDEAFTEFFNQAESGAAFGPGCELAAALEAVLDERALDMDVFEREPHALQRGKVQVPAVSMEMSSNAPS, encoded by the exons ATGTCTTATTTGAGTGCTTCAGAAAATGTGGG TTTCAGTGGTATTACCCAAAATATATCTGATGCGAGTTGTGCTACACAGTATAAGATGGCAGTTGAGAGTGTGTCAGGAGGCTGCGGTAGTGAAGTAAACATGTTTATTCACGACAGTTCAGAAGATGAGCACTATATTCCACACCTTAGTGAAAGTTACTTTCAtaccaaatttaaaatagatcCAAATGATTTATACACATTTCATGACTCCGATGTTATTGCTGGGGAAATAACCGTAAGCCATACGGATGAGAGTTTGATATTTCCTGATAGTGCTGATACTAAATCGAAGTTTTCTGAATATTCTAATAAAGAATTAGATATATTAACCTCAATTACTAATGGTGATGTAAAAacggaaaaaaattgtatcttaACTAATGGACATTACTCACCAGTATCAAACAATGCCTCTGTTGATCAAACTGACTGTAAAGCTATACATGCCAAAGTACAGAAAGCAAAGAGTCAAGCTAATTATCTGCCGAAGGTAGTGGAGGCACGAAAATCAAGCATTTCTAGCCCTAACAATCAAAGCAATCAACCTTCAACACAGTACGGTATAAAACCAGCTACTAATATTGCTGCCAATAGTGAAAAACCTTCGTCAACAGCAAAATCAAATGCTGAAACATTCTTAGATGTATTTAAGAGAGAGCAAGGGCTTACAGAAAACTCCACAATGACTATTAAAACTGAACCAATCCTTACGCCAATTAAAACTCCTGCACCTGCACCTAAAAAACCTCAAACAG TTAAATCATCTCAAACAAAACCTCGAAAAGGCCGAGGCCCTATTGTTCATGAGGCTTTACAACGGATACCTCAACAACGTCGTGTCTTGGCTCTACCGAACTCCTCATGGCATGCTCCAGGAGAAGAAATGTTTCAATGTGGCCCCCTTGACAACAAGAGGGCCAATGCCTTCAGACAACTGGAGAGCAGCAGTAGCGATGATGATAACATGCCAGACTTTG AGTCAGGTTCTGGGCCAGTGTGTGTAGAAGAGAGTGCAGCAGAAACACGTGGGGCTCGGTTAGCATTGCGCCGCGCTGCCATGAGGCGGCAAGTCGCCAGGGCTGCCACTACTTTGGAATTGAACAAAGGTCACAAGGAATATAAGGCTCTAGCTTCAATTATCAAG AGACAAATAAGTGGCAAAAATTCATCAGGTCGTCTTCCTACACAAACTGTTAATCAGTTGCTTGCAATGAGAGGCATGACTTCAGTTTTGACATTACAAGACCGTAGGCGACTAAG GGAGAGTGGTTGGTCTGGAGGTGAAAGTTGCAAATCAGAAACAAACATATGTTCGGAAGAGAAATGCATGCAGAGTCCCCTGCCTTGTGGGCGCTATTGCTTGTCCCACGTGACCCTTGCACCGGAACAACGTTTGTATGCAGCGTGTGCGGCGGTATTCGCTGGTGGAGAACGTTGCAAACAACCCCTTCTTCCTCTTCAAGAACAGACACCGCTTTGCACTGAGCATGCATGGAAACGG GACAACTACGAGCTCCTCAGCCGGGAGGGCAAGCCCGCGAAGGCGGCCCGCAAGCGCGCGTGGGCGCCGCCGCGCGCCCCGCGCcccccgcgcccgccgcgccgcgccaggcgccgccgccgcgccgcgccgcgccgccccgcGCATACGCACTCCTTGTCAG AAATCAATGTATGTTCCAACTCTTCCACCTATGACAGTTCAGAGGACACAGTCATCGGAGGTTTAAGTGAAAATGAATATATGGCTACAAATAACTGTCATGACATGG AAGTGGGCCAGGTACCACCAGATGACATTTTGGATCCATCGGTTCTAAGCCAAATACCCGACGAAGCATTTACGGAATTCTTTAATCAag CAGAGAGCGGCGCGGCGTTCGGGCCGGGCTGCGAGCTGGCGGCGGCGCTGGAGGCCGTGCTGGACGAGCGCGCGCTCGACATGGACGTGTTCGAGCGCGAGCCGCACGCGCTCCAGCGCGGCAAG GTGCAGGTACCGGCAGTCAGTATGGAGATGTCATCGAACGCGCCTTCATAA
- the LOC123662491 gene encoding protein GVQW3-like, with amino-acid sequence MEKIEYRAVIKFLTKQGKSVATIMDEMSSVYGDSCPGKTMVYKWHSLFKKGRESLEDDPRPGRSIEVTTPELIQKVEKLVLNDARLKKKQLAEIVGVSDTTIFKILHDHLGTTKVSAR; translated from the coding sequence ATGGAAAAAATTGAATATCGTGCCGTTATAAAGTTCCTTACCAAGCAAGGAAAATCAGTTGCGACCATAATGGATGAGATGTCATCGGTTTACGGTGACTCTTGTCCAGGAAAAACCATGGTGTACAAGTGGcacagtttgtttaaaaaaggaaGGGAATCCCTTGAAGATGACCCGAGGCCGGGCAGGAGCATCGAGGTGACCACGCCAGAACTTATTCAAAAAGTCGAAAAACTTGTACTCAACGATGCTCGACTAAAGAAGAAACAACTCGCAGAAATAGTTGGCGTATCCGATACAACCATTTTTAAAATCCTGCACGATCATCTTGGCACGACTAAGGTCAGCGCAAGATGA